A region from the Flavobacterium enshiense genome encodes:
- a CDS encoding vitamin K epoxide reductase family protein, protein MTDLIEKYLTINHYSEQKKDFLDLYASHPNYPSVFAITDTLDSLSIPNVAIKIPKEQFIELPDSFLTIFKQSMVLVLKSDISVTIEFEDGKGRNLSFNEFLTDWGQVVIAIEPNEVMNDASKSLNIKRLRYVAPVIVLVAFSLIYNEYSTTSLILLLTSLLGLGTAVLILQEKFGYANGMVSKICTINSNTSCNSLIQSDSDKKWIQFSDLPFLFFGISVMSIIIQPQDAALIVGIISILSLPVILYSIWLQKVQLRKWCVLCLMVSFIVITQSLFFGIGTQMSFSFSSIQLFDFLFSVFFFASIWMVVKPIFEAKIAAEKEIVRLIKFKRNHKLFMHLTKEIPNSLGFDQLKGLSFGNKQADIQLTIIISPSCVHCHKVFEDAYKLMTKFPERVFLKVLFNINPENDENPYRTVVENLLVIGNSFPEKALAAITDWHIEKMELDEWKAKWADNVIGIKTREQIQQQYNWCRENGFNYTPVKVINDKLFPDGYEIDELRYFLNEFSEESVSLGTAF, encoded by the coding sequence ATGACCGATTTGATCGAAAAATATTTGACGATAAATCATTATTCAGAACAGAAAAAAGATTTTTTGGATCTGTATGCATCGCATCCTAATTACCCAAGTGTATTTGCAATTACCGATACATTAGATTCATTATCGATTCCTAATGTAGCGATTAAAATTCCAAAAGAACAATTTATAGAATTACCAGATTCCTTTTTGACGATTTTTAAGCAAAGTATGGTTTTGGTTCTGAAAAGTGACATTAGCGTGACGATTGAATTTGAAGACGGGAAAGGTAGAAATTTATCATTTAACGAATTCCTTACTGATTGGGGTCAGGTTGTTATAGCTATTGAGCCTAATGAAGTGATGAATGATGCAAGCAAAAGTTTAAATATAAAAAGACTTCGCTATGTTGCTCCGGTTATTGTTTTAGTTGCTTTTTCGCTTATTTATAATGAGTACAGTACCACTAGTCTGATTTTGTTATTAACTTCTCTTTTGGGATTGGGTACCGCCGTTTTAATTCTTCAGGAAAAGTTTGGATATGCAAACGGAATGGTATCGAAAATCTGTACCATTAATTCAAATACTTCCTGTAATTCCTTAATCCAATCGGATTCGGATAAAAAATGGATTCAATTTTCTGACCTTCCATTTTTATTTTTCGGAATTAGTGTCATGTCAATAATAATACAACCCCAAGACGCTGCTTTAATTGTCGGGATAATAAGCATATTGTCTCTTCCGGTTATTTTGTACTCCATTTGGCTGCAGAAAGTCCAATTAAGAAAATGGTGTGTCCTGTGTTTAATGGTGTCCTTTATAGTGATTACACAAAGTTTGTTTTTTGGAATAGGAACGCAAATGTCATTTTCCTTTTCTTCCATCCAACTTTTTGACTTTTTGTTCTCAGTTTTTTTTTTCGCCTCAATTTGGATGGTCGTGAAACCGATTTTTGAAGCAAAAATAGCTGCAGAGAAAGAAATTGTCCGGTTGATAAAATTCAAAAGGAATCATAAGTTGTTCATGCATCTGACAAAAGAGATTCCGAATTCTTTGGGGTTTGATCAACTAAAAGGATTGTCTTTCGGGAATAAACAAGCAGATATCCAATTGACGATTATAATCAGTCCAAGTTGTGTTCACTGCCATAAAGTATTCGAGGACGCATATAAGTTAATGACAAAGTTTCCGGAGCGGGTATTTTTAAAAGTATTGTTTAATATCAACCCGGAAAACGATGAAAATCCATATAGGACTGTTGTGGAGAATCTGCTGGTTATAGGTAATTCTTTTCCGGAAAAAGCCCTTGCAGCCATCACGGATTGGCATATTGAGAAAATGGAACTTGATGAGTGGAAAGCGAAATGGGCGGATAATGTCATCGGCATTAAGACAAGAGAGCAAATTCAGCAACAGTATAATTGGTGTCGCGAAAACGGATTCAATTATACGCCTGTTAAAGTCATAAACGATAAGTTGTTTCCTGATGGATATGAAATCGATGAGTTGAGATATTTTTTAAATGAATTTTCAGAAGAAAGTGTGTCTTTGGGAACGGCATTTTAA
- a CDS encoding tetratricopeptide repeat protein yields MMRLFLFFMFFVFSNTLFSQGKGVLNDERASVLEEKIKSSFSSNIDSAYVYASQLESSDDPSHKAFSTACKAYFFQLKSSPFEADKYYQKSLIHLEKVSVSDKKTSLNAFILNIGGLIDWRRTDYNQALEKYQKGRDLSLSIDDYMQVIKFDNNIAMINAEVGNYKQAIAVSREVNRTTDKIKHQYTEEQFIRDKGNVYMNLASFYEQYYFNIEKNLRLTGKNEKADVNFKLLDSAEYFYKKVVTFSSKFTDRKIRAQINLANIYNTKKDFATAEKVYYNLILLTKNNNFEEEYYNTNFNLGNLYYTTKRYDKALTCFHKVDSIYNIKKMGNLEFIMSNYYQSKIYSEKNDALKAYKHSEIYLDAFEKNESKITKEVLEVNYSIGLSNLKKEMDDMQVKYKNKVLLRNGLYILIFILFVALLFVLLRNVNQRKEVEKKISSMIAEHKANLEKNNGEHEITLLAKEEYSDDEASKNKLPLLSIDEEKENEIVRKLINLEKKQYYLNPDFTQQVIAKKIKTNTTYLSYVVNKRFGKTFSEYANELKINYVINEMITNSTYRKYSTQAMAESVGYKNAVSFTKSFSKRTGVTPVRFIKKIEEEAVN; encoded by the coding sequence ATGATGAGGTTATTTTTATTTTTTATGTTTTTTGTTTTTTCAAATACTCTTTTTTCGCAAGGGAAAGGTGTTTTGAATGATGAAAGGGCTTCGGTACTTGAAGAAAAAATAAAATCGTCTTTTAGTTCGAATATCGATAGTGCTTATGTTTATGCATCCCAACTTGAAAGTTCGGATGATCCTTCTCATAAAGCATTTTCTACTGCTTGTAAAGCTTATTTTTTTCAGTTAAAAAGCAGCCCTTTTGAAGCTGATAAATACTATCAAAAATCACTTATACATCTGGAGAAAGTTTCGGTTTCAGATAAAAAAACCAGTCTGAATGCTTTCATACTCAACATTGGCGGACTCATTGACTGGAGAAGGACTGATTATAATCAGGCTCTGGAGAAATATCAAAAGGGGAGAGATCTTTCGTTGAGCATTGATGACTATATGCAGGTTATTAAATTCGACAATAACATCGCGATGATTAATGCTGAAGTCGGTAATTATAAACAGGCGATTGCAGTTTCAAGAGAAGTAAACCGTACGACGGATAAGATAAAACACCAGTATACAGAAGAACAATTCATAAGGGATAAAGGAAATGTTTATATGAATCTGGCAAGTTTTTATGAACAGTATTATTTCAATATTGAAAAGAATTTGCGACTCACGGGTAAGAACGAGAAGGCAGACGTTAACTTTAAATTGTTGGATTCTGCTGAATATTTCTATAAAAAAGTAGTAACCTTCTCAAGTAAATTCACAGACCGGAAAATAAGGGCGCAAATTAACCTGGCCAATATCTACAATACGAAAAAAGACTTTGCAACAGCTGAAAAGGTGTATTATAACCTTATACTGCTTACTAAAAATAATAATTTTGAGGAAGAGTATTATAATACCAATTTTAATCTGGGAAATTTATATTATACTACCAAAAGGTATGATAAAGCATTGACCTGTTTTCATAAAGTTGATTCGATTTACAATATAAAAAAGATGGGTAATTTGGAATTTATCATGTCCAATTATTATCAATCAAAGATTTACAGTGAGAAAAATGATGCTTTGAAAGCTTATAAACATTCCGAAATTTATTTGGATGCTTTTGAGAAAAATGAATCGAAAATTACAAAAGAAGTTTTGGAGGTCAATTATTCGATAGGATTATCCAACTTGAAAAAAGAAATGGATGATATGCAGGTAAAATATAAGAACAAAGTACTTCTGAGAAATGGTTTGTACATTCTTATTTTTATATTATTTGTGGCTCTTTTGTTTGTTTTGTTGAGGAATGTGAATCAAAGAAAGGAGGTCGAGAAAAAAATCAGTTCGATGATTGCCGAGCATAAGGCCAATTTAGAAAAAAATAATGGCGAACATGAAATCACCTTGCTTGCAAAAGAGGAATATTCAGATGACGAAGCTTCTAAAAACAAGCTGCCTTTATTAAGCATCGACGAAGAAAAAGAAAATGAAATTGTCAGAAAGTTGATAAATCTGGAAAAAAAGCAATATTATCTTAATCCCGATTTTACACAACAGGTAATTGCAAAAAAAATAAAAACAAATACCACTTATCTTTCTTACGTTGTTAACAAGCGTTTCGGAAAGACTTTCAGTGAATATGCCAACGAGCTAAAAATTAATTATGTCATTAATGAGATGATCACTAATTCGACCTATAGAAAATATTCTACTCAGGCCATGGCAGAAAGCGTTGGCTATAAGAATGCCGTTTCATTTACTAAAAGTTTTAGTAAGCGAACCGGCGTTACACCAGTCCGCTTTATAAAAAAGATAGAAGAAGAAGCGGTTAACTAG